TCTAGGCTCAGCCCCATCTACAAAATAGCAAAGTAACACTTGTTCGTCTTCATGCTCTTCTCTATTACACCTCAATATTCTCAAAAGGATCGCGATCCGGCGGCAATCCTCGATAGATAACTTTGCCCCCCGCATCCAACCGCGCATTCACACTCGTAATCCACACGCGCTTAGTAAACGCACTCGTACGCTCAATCTCGTCCTTAGCGACACCGAGCTCGTCGTGCGGGATCCAGACGGCGGGCTGAATGGCGCGGGAAGCCGGGTGTTGAAACGAGCGCTTGATGAGTTTTTGGCGGGCTTCGGGTTCAATATCTGCGAGCTCGTCGTCGACTTCGTCGAAGAGGTTGCCGGCGGGGAGGACCTGAGCTTCGGCATCACGGATAGGCTTGGCTACGTCGTCGAGGCCCTTTTTCAGCGTGTTGGCGAGGATGTCGAGGGGATCCTTGTGTTTTTGAGATTTCTTTTGCGAGCGCGAGTGGGAGCTTCGGCGGGAGCGGTTAGCCCAGCTGGTTTTGCGGGAAGTGTTGGGGCGGGGTGATTGGGCGTAGCCAGCGGATTGTATGTTGCCGTCGAGGTTGCTGAGCTCGTAGGATTCGTGTTGTTGCTTGTTCTGCTCGTTGCGCTGTGCTTGTTCGTGCTCATCCGCTGGCCAATAACCGTCTTGTTGGGAATTGAGAGACTGGTGTTCGGAATTGTTGTTCTTCTCCCAGCGACTGGCCTGTGCTCGCTGCCACTCTTCATCTCTCATGACCGCCTCGTCCTCAAACGTGATCGGTAGGTACGTGAACAGAGGACCGAAAGCTCTGTTGAGCACAACCTGGAAAAGAACAGTGAAAATGCCCATGATGATCATGATGACAGCATGAGGGAAACATGATTGTCTGCCTTGAGTGTCTTCTTGAAGGAAGAATAAACCAACAAGGCACAGCTCCAGAAAGTAAAGCCCAGTAAAGAGTTGGTTGACCGCCTTTGGAAAAATAAGGCCATTGGTTTCGGCCTTGGCATAACTCACGTAGATCATCTGGTAACGGTAGGTGAACCAGAAGAGACTGAATGTTATCAACATCATTATAAGGATAAGGGGCGAAACCACAGAGTAGATGATACCGATTGCACCAAAATTGGTGTAAACAGGTATCATGGTACCCCAGTTGATGCCAGGCCTTTGCAGCACCCTAGACACCTTCTCTCGCGGCGTGGTGTCGAGGAAACGGAGAAAAATGATGACGACGACAGCACCAATCTGTAGCAGAGTACCAGAGCTGATACTAAGAGATTGTAGAATCATGTAAGAGAAGAAGTAGTTGGCCGCCTTGGGCAAGTTCTTCGCCAAGGTTTGTGGGACGCTGGTAGGATTTTGGAGAAGGGTGTCGATGGTGGCAGTGATACCGGTCGAAATGGACACGACGAGGAATAATTGGACGAACACGAAGGCGAAGTAGAAGTTCTGGACGAGCAACTCTCGTTCGCCTAGCGTGGTTGTACCCGTAACACCAGCGAGGAATCGCAGGATCAGAGGTAGTACAGCGAAGAGAATAGCCAAAAACGCCGGCGGCAACACACCCTGGATGAAACTAAGCAACCATCCGGGGAGTGTTTCGAGCCATCGCAGCCAGTGCAGCGTATCGGTAAGTGTCTCGATCTGGGATAAGGCTCCCGTGAACGTGACAGGGATACCCCAAAAGATGATGAGTCCGACGATGATGAGAACGACACCAAACATGCGGAGATAGCGCTCCCACCACTTCATGGTCAAATTCTCCCACATGACGTAGTTGGGGTTGACCTCTACAGTTCGCGGGTTCATTTGTCGAGGAATATGGTAGCTGAGCGATTGACAAGCCATGTGCGCTGCAACCTGGTGGTTGAACTGAATAAAGGCCGAGTTCATCAACGGGAACCGCTCCGGGTGAGCCTGATCATCAGCAATCTCAGCGTTGAGGCGCGCGAGTTCCTTGCGGCAGTAATAAATCGTGTCCACCTTCTTGCCAATGAGCGGAAGGGAGGGCCACCATGACCAGTTGAACAATGGGATACGCATGGTTTCTCGGTCCTTTGGCCTCAAGTACTTTCTCCAAAGAGCGTCTTCGCCATCCTCTTCCATGGACTCGTCGTACAGTCCAGACATATTATATTTGGTCTTTTCAGGGTCCTTGACTTCTAGTGGCAGTTCTTCTCCCTCTTTCTGGAAAGGCTTTGGGCTCACAAAGTCGCCATGACCAACGTAGACAGCCTTGAGCGTCTGGAAAGGATGCTTCCACCCGATATTAGCAGGTTTCTGTTCATCCTCCTCGGCTGCCGGTGCCTTGAGTTCCGTCTTGGGCGAATTTGGGCCGCTCGCAGTACCGTCAGAACCAAAGGTTTCTTTTTTCGCAAGCGGGGTATCAGTATCGGTACTTGCACCTCGCTGTTGAAAGTCGGCGGAGAGTGGCGAGGTTTCTATAGCGGCATCGATGCCGTCGACGTTGCCATCGGGTTTGGCTGGTTCTTGGTTTTGTGGCTGAACACGACGCTGCTTTCCCACAAATACACCTCGTACACCGCCGTAAACCTTCTTATTGAAGCGGTCAACCCCTTCACCCACGTCACGAAATCCCTCGCCAACAGCGTGCATGCCATCCCCTAGAAAGGCGATGGGTAATTTGGCACGCTTACGATCCGGGGAACTTGACCGCGAGGAAGAGGACGACGATGACGGGGACTCCTCAAGGACCTTTTGAAGTTGTTGTTCGATTTCGTGAGGGTTACCAGCATCCACACCGTGGTCGTGGGTTTCCTGATTGATAGCATGGTTCTGCATGGCCTCGTcctgcttcttctcttttctgGTCTTTTTCTTTTTGCCCGCTTCTTTCGCTGCCTTCTCTTCCATTTTCTTGTGCTTCTGGGTGCATGCGATGATGAGGTTCGTCTCGGCGGCTTCGAGCGCGCGCGCGATCTTGGTTCGCTTCTCGACTTTCTCCATGAGTTCGTCGTAGTCGCGATTGATCCAGATATCCTTGATGCCACCCGGGAAAACATCATAAAGCGCATCCAGAGCGGCGACGGTGAGCCACTTCTTAGGAATGCTCTGGACAAGAATCGTGGTCGCGGAAGCTCGAATGCGATGATCAGGCCTTGTAAGTACAGTCTGCCTTAGGCGCACAAACTGCCTAAGGGCTAGATAAAAGTTGAAGCACACCCAGACAATAACGCATACGGCCAAGATTAAGTGCGCCCATAGGCGATTGTGCTTTTCTGGAACGCCTACATTAGGCCATGCAAAGGAATCCAAGCCCGATATCTCGGGCTCGTCGCCTATTCGGTTTATGGGCAGAAGGATGGGCAATATGACGAGTGCCATGGGTACGAAGATGCGGAGCAGGAGCTGCAGGTATTGGAGAAAGAGATAGCCATCGACGCCAGCGATGCGAACAAGCTCCGAGTCACTAATGGTGAATACATTCTTGAATGATTCGATTGCGGTTACGGGAGCCGAGATGCGCTTGGCTACTGGTACAAAGGCCGTCTTGTAGTAGCTGTATTTTGTTAGTGCATGTTGGTCATTGTGAGTGTTGTCGCATACTAGATTTTGTGGAACAGGCTTTGTCGCGTTACTGCCTTGTCATTTTGATCGGCATGACGAGGTTTTGTCTTGTGTAGCTTCCAGTTGCCACTGAGGATTAAGAAAAAGGCGATCTGCACACCGAAAATAACAGCTGCAGTCGACAGCGAAGCTGCGAAGTTTTCTATGCTCTGGTTCTGGTTTTCAAGAGCCGCTCCTGCGCCACCCTTGACCGGCGACGTCGAAGACGGGTCAGCAGAAGTGGTGGTAACCATGGTGTCGGCCGCAGAGGGTTGTGGTGTTGCAGGGCGCGCAGATTGTGGAGACGCGAATTAACCCCTGTCGTTATATGCCGGTGGCCATGAACGAATTCGGCGAGGCAAGCAGCCGCTACTGTGTGCAGTTGCAATGGGAGAGCAAAAGTATGTGTAGGGTGAGTACCTAGTATCGTGGAGAGAAAATGAGAGTGAATTAGGAAAGCGAACGAGGGTCCGAGGGAGTTATCAGAAGGCGTTATTGATTCATACACGACCGGGGTATTCGGCGCGTTTCAAGCCTTTGCATTCCCTGATGCGCGCTTGGACAAAGCCTTGGCGGCGTCACTGGCTTTCATGGCTGTCCATGGTCTCGCTAGCCGCCCGCCGTTTGAGCCAAACGATAAGTGTCCTTGGTGAGGATGCGAAACGGCTAGTTCTACTCCAACAAAGACCCTTTGGTCGTTTGATACTCTACAAAGACATCTGCATTGTTTGCGCTCGGCATAACAACGAATCTCCAGATACCACAGTCGCGACAGACCCGCCTTTGTGGGTACAGGAGCATGACAGATAGTGGGCACAGGAGTGCATCTGATCTGAGCCTCGCCCCGGCCATATGACGTTAGGCTGTATCCGCTGTACCAAGAACATCACTCCGTATTTACGCCGCAATGCACGTGCCGATAGGGTGGGGGCTCTGGGGACTACGTGGCGCAGAGTGGCGCAGGAGTCGTTGGAAAGAGCAATGAGGTTAAGATTGCCAAACAATGACAAGGAAAATTTTAGCAGTGATCGGGCGATATGCAATCATGTTGATGAAGATCATGTGCAGAACTTGCGGTGAGTTATGAAGAGTGACATTCACAGGACACTATATTACCAACTTTTCCACTGCATTCCATACATGCCAGACAGACGGCCGAATTGAAGATGAATGAAGGCGTTCGCGGAAAAATAACCCCGTCATGCCAGTAGTTAGATAGTGCTTGCGGCTTCAATCTCCGCCTTCACTAACGCTACATGTGCAGTGCGTTGTCAGAAACCAGGTTGGAGACTGGGCAGATGCAACCTTCCCAATCAGGCAAGTTGTAATAGCTGTTGATTGCGTCCCTATTCAATCGACCTCAATTCTCATTACGTCATCAAACCAGATCCTTCCTAAAGAGGCAACTTTTTGTTTCATGCGTCGAACCCGGTATGCAGGTTGGTGAATTGACCCTTGTCATCCGAACTAGGGCAAGCGCCCATCTCGACGCGTCCCCGCAATCCGATCAACATATTCCCAAATTCTAATTCAACGAACCGCCCAACAATCGTATAATGGATCGACGCGTACCGGCAGCAGCATCCAAGCAGGCCACGGTCGTTGAGCAAAAGCAGCTTTTCTTACAGACACGCAAACATATCCTATCGCGTGGAATTCCGCCCTCAGAACGACTGCGCACGCTTGCACAAGATGGCGGTATCGAGCTTAGTGTCATGAAGGGAGTTTTGGAAAAAGGTAGAAGACGAAGACATGTTTGGATGCCATTTCATGCTGATATGGCTTTCCAGTAAATCGCGACTTGAAACAACACTCGCGCAAAGTATACAGCCGCCAGATGATAGAGCACGTCGTCGAGCAGATCGACACTCTTTACTGGGAGTCGGGCGCACAACACATCGACGACGAAGACACACATGCCACATCCGATACACATGAAGACGATGCGAACGCGCTGTATCAGGGCGACGACCTCACACTCGATGAGAATATTGCGAAACTGCCTGCTACATGGCATGGCCGTGATGCGAACAGCGATATAACACGAGACGAATACCTCTCCTCCCTGTCCCGTCTCCAAGAACTCTCCGCACATCGACAAACGCTGCAGAACCGGCTTGACTCGTATCGCACCCTACTATCGCTCCTTGAACCGTATCGCGCGCCGAAGGAGAATATACAGCCAAATTTGGTATGGAAGGATGCGCCGCTTGCGCCAGAGTTGGCAAAGACGCGGACGTTGGCTATACGTGTTGCAGCGAGGGTAGAGGAGCGATTCGGTGATGTACAGGTTCCAGCGACTGCggaggatgaggaggacGTTGACATGGAAGACCTCGGGAATCGCGGGCGAAACAAAGTAGATGCAGTCCTGGCGAGCTGGTAGTTGTTTTCGCTTTCCCCAGCGTGATTCGGTTATGGCGTTTGGATAAAGATACCCTTGTTGCAATTATCATGGACATCCCAGAAAGCCTTCTTCGGCCCTCCACCATCTGCGGGACTGTTACATATCTCGTGTCCTCCATCAAGCTCCCAATATCATGATGGGACTTCTTTCCGCCGACCTCAACCCTCAACCCCACCGGAACTAGTTTCCTGTAGCCGAAGGGGGCCAGGTCAGGAATGTGAGGAATCTTATGAGCAGTCAGTAAACCACCTGATTGAATTTGTAAATAGAGAACAACTTGCATACAGCTGCAGGGTCGCGGGTAGAAAGTTGGATTGGGACATGGTAGAGTCGTGTACTTCCATGGTACAGCTGACCAAGCTGAGGTGCAAATCACTCTGTCGCTATCTGGAGCATCAATGGTATAACACACGGTCACAGCTACCGGATTGTTTACAGATAACTTAGAAAAACGCATGCTTCCTTGCGGGGCATGAAGACGCAACTTAATGTTCAGGATGGTCTGGCGCATGAATATCCATCAAAAGCTAATCATCATGGCTCGACATCATCGAAGGACATGTGTCTGTAGTCATCGTGATAGGCAGGGGATATCGGGagtggcggcggcggcgaggTACGACCGAGACCCGCCGCTAGTCAGCTCGACGGTCCACTAACGTGAGACGTAACACATCTACTTCAACTCAATCAATCCTTCATCGAACGAGCAAAATGTTTCTTCTTATAGTGTTCTTATTGATCATCATCCCCATTTGCACATACAATGTATCCAAGGCGCGCTTCGATCGAGGCTCGCAAAGCACCGCGTTGCAACGGCCACCAACGGTTCCCTATCTAGTTCCCGGGGTCTTTCACGCTTTCAGCCTAGCATTTGACGGACCGCAGAAGTACTTTGCGACTTTGATGTATGTAGCTTAACCCCTCTCCTGGAACATACTGACGATTGGAAGTAAGGAACATGGCAAATTTGCACCTTTTGCTGTCAAGGCAGGATTACGATCATTCGTCGTTCTCCGGGATCCTGAACACGTGAAGAAGATCATCGATGCATCCAAGCAACAAGGGTCAGATGTCTCCGACAGTCGCATTCATGAAGTCACTTTTGGTTCATCCAAAGCGGTTACAAATCTGCTTGCCGGTAGTACGCCAAGTGATGGAAAAAAGGAAAAGACCAGACAAGTGCGCACGGCATTGACGCAAAAGTACCTAACCGGCACATCGCTGGCTAACAAGACTAATACCTATGTCAACACACTTTCGCGTAATATGAATGACAAAATGTTCCAAGTCGGGAGCTGGACTCAGATCGAGGACGTTTGGTCCTTCTTCCAACAAGTCCTCACCAGATGCTCTGTAGAAACATTCTTTGGATCGGCAATATTCAAACAATACCCTAAGCTCATCAAGGATTACTGGCTATTCGAAGATGCGGTCGAAGGCTTTGTACCAGGCATGCCACTTCTCCTCGTATCAGGCTCATACAAAGAGCCTCGCGATCGCTTGTGTCAGAACATCGAGAAATGGCTGAAACTAAATCACAGCGGTACTGAGTTTGCAAAGGTTGGGGAGGAAGATCCGGATGTGGATGAACACAAGGGTTCGAAGTTTATCCAAGAAAGCGATGATCTTCTTGCCAAGACCGCACTGCCCCTAGAGGCTCGGACAGCAGAGATGCTGGACATCATACACTGGTATACATGGGCAGTTACATAAGCTGAGCGCAGGATAACTAACACTTGTTTATAGCTCCAACGCGAACTTCATTCCTTCCACAATTTGGACACTGATCGAAATTTTACGCAAACCTCATTTAGCCGAACACCTCACTAGTATCATCACCGAATACCGCTCACCAAAACTAGGCACGTACGATGTAACTGGTATCGCAACTCTGCCTCTGATGAAATCACTGAAAGAGGAGATTAGCCG
The sequence above is a segment of the Pyrenophora tritici-repentis strain M4 chromosome 3, whole genome shotgun sequence genome. Coding sequences within it:
- a CDS encoding FTA4 domain containing protein produces the protein MDRRVPAAASKQATVVEQKQLFLQTRKHILSRGIPPSERLRTLAQDGGIELSVMKGVLEKVNRDLKQHSRKVYSRQMIEHVVEQIDTLYWESGAQHIDDEDTHATSDTHEDDANALYQGDDLTLDENIAKLPATWHGRDANSDITRDEYLSSLSRLQELSAHRQTLQNRLDSYRTLLSLLEPYRAPKENIQPNLVWKDAPLAPELAKTRTLAIRVAARVEERFGDVQVPATAEDEEDVDMEDLGNRGRNKVDAVLASW
- a CDS encoding putative cytochrome P450 → MFLLIVFLLIIIPICTYNVSKARFDRGSQSTALQRPPTVPYLVPGVFHAFSLAFDGPQKYFATLIKEHGKFAPFAVKAGLRSFVVLRDPEHVKKIIDASKQQGSDVSDSRIHEVTFGSSKAVTNLLAGSTPSDGKKEKTRQVRTALTQKYLTGTSLANKTNTYVNTLSRNMNDKMFQVGSWTQIEDVWSFFQQVLTRCSVETFFGSAIFKQYPKLIKDYWLFEDAVEGFVPGMPLLLVSGSYKEPRDRLCQNIEKWLKLNHSGTEFAKVGEEDPDVDEHKGSKFIQESDDLLAKTALPLEARTAEMLDIIHCSNANFIPSTIWTLIEILRKPHLAEHLTSIITEYRSPKLGTYDVTGIATLPLMKSLKEEISRLRVAQYMAYTNDSSDIVLDKRSVLPKGCTAIAFSQDFALNAELWASARPRVVEKSLEEFWAERFLIPEYQNTKVSSKQRKSKDGIETGQFSMEGLEQLAPAFGNAHAIGLGREYTEAMQTATLAVLLSEFEFELCDPDATDAAMPQLREVAFGTVRPQEGVTARIRKRKAGGKV